TAACCTATGTGCTGCTAAAAGATAGTCTTTTTTTATTTTAATACAATTTAAAAGAGGTATACCAATTTTGGGAAGAGAAAATGAAATTTCAAAAGGGCTTAATAATATTAAGGAAAAATGTGTTTCTGAATGCTTATTTTTTATTTCCAAAGCCCTTGAAAGATCATTAATAAGCCAGCCATTACTTGCCTTTAATCTTAAAACTGCTTCTACTGCATCCTCTAATCCATGTGCATCATCAATTATATCAATTGCTGCTTTCATATCTTTCTCAGGAGGTGAGGCGGATTGATAATTATTAAGCCATGATTTAGCATTTTTTAAACGTGATTTGAATTTAATAGCAGCTTCTTCTAATCTTAAAATGGCTTTTTGCCAACGCTGTTTCTTTTCAATTGCTTTTTCATAAAAATTCTGCAATTTTTTTTGCTCTTCCTCAATTGTCTCCAATTTTTTATTCAAAATTTTAATTTGATTTGAAATTTTTTCTAAAATTTGAGAGCTTTTTCTTTTTTGTTCTTCTAATTTATTAAGTTTTTCTTTACTCTTTTTTAATTCTTCTTCTTTTAATATTTTTTGATGATAAATATGCTTAAGTTCAATATTAAATTTTATTATTTTTTCTTTTAAATAACCAAGAGTAGTTATTTTTTGTTTAAGGATAAAATGCTCTTTTTTTAAATTTTCTATTAAATCATTTATTTCTTCTTCCAATATCTGTTTTGTCTTTTCTGCCGAAGAAATTAATTTTTCCAAATCTTCCCTTTCTTTTAATATCTCCTGAAGCTGTTTTTCTATATCTTCTGAATCTTTTAATAGAAGTTTTTTTTGTCTTTCTAAATTTTCTTTTTGATTTTCAAAATTATGTTTTTGTTGTTCAAAATTATTAAAAAATACTTCTAGCTGTTTTATTTCAGTTTTTATTTCCCAAAAATTTTCTTCTTTTCTTTTGAGCTCTTCTTCAAGAACATTAAGCTCCTTTTCAAATGAACTTTTTTCTTTTGAAAAATAATCAATTTTTTCTTTAAGCACTTTCTTTTCTTCTTTTAATTTAGCAATTTTATTCTTAATTTCTATTAAAGTATTATATTTTGCTTTATATCTTTTTAGTAAAAGAGAAACATTAACTTTGTATAAGTCTTCTTTAGTTTTTAAATATTCCTTTGCTTTTTTGGCTTGAATATGTAATTTTTTAACCTGCCTTTCTACTTCATTTAATATATCTTTAAGACGCAAAAGATTTTGTCTTGTTTCCTCAATTTTTTTCAAAGTCTCTTCCTTTTTTGCTCTATATTTAGTCACACCAGCTGCTTCTTCTAAGAGCCGCCGTTTTTCAATTGGAGAAAATTCAAGAATATGGGCTACTTGACCTTGATCAATAATAGCATAATTTTTCAAACCAAAACCAAAATTTAAAAGTGTCTCTTTTATATCCTTTAAACGGCATGGTTTTTTATTTAAAAAATATTCCCCTTCACCAGAACGAAAAATGCGTCTTGAAATCATCACTTCTGATTTTCCTTCTAGCACTATTGAAACTTCAGCCATATTAACAGAAGGATGCCTATCTGTACCATTAAAGATTAAATCCTCATTACTTTTGCTACGTAATGATTTAAAACCTTGTTCACCCAAAACCCATTTAATAGCATCTACTAAATTGCTTTTACCGCATCCATTTGGACCAACAATAGCTGTAATACCAGGAGAAAAATGAATGGTAGTAGTATTAGCAAAAGATTTAAATCCTTTAAGCCTTAAGGTTTTAAGAAAAGGATTCATCCTTTATAAAAGGACAGAATATAATTTATTTTTTTCAATTA
This genomic stretch from Candidatus Desulfofervidus auxilii harbors:
- the smc gene encoding chromosome segregation protein SMC, translating into MNPFLKTLRLKGFKSFANTTTIHFSPGITAIVGPNGCGKSNLVDAIKWVLGEQGFKSLRSKSNEDLIFNGTDRHPSVNMAEVSIVLEGKSEVMISRRIFRSGEGEYFLNKKPCRLKDIKETLLNFGFGLKNYAIIDQGQVAHILEFSPIEKRRLLEEAAGVTKYRAKKEETLKKIEETRQNLLRLKDILNEVERQVKKLHIQAKKAKEYLKTKEDLYKVNVSLLLKRYKAKYNTLIEIKNKIAKLKEEKKVLKEKIDYFSKEKSSFEKELNVLEEELKRKEENFWEIKTEIKQLEVFFNNFEQQKHNFENQKENLERQKKLLLKDSEDIEKQLQEILKEREDLEKLISSAEKTKQILEEEINDLIENLKKEHFILKQKITTLGYLKEKIIKFNIELKHIYHQKILKEEELKKSKEKLNKLEEQKRKSSQILEKISNQIKILNKKLETIEEEQKKLQNFYEKAIEKKQRWQKAILRLEEAAIKFKSRLKNAKSWLNNYQSASPPEKDMKAAIDIIDDAHGLEDAVEAVLRLKASNGWLINDLSRALEIKNKHSETHFSLILLSPFEISFSLPKIGIPLLNCIKIKKDYLLAAHRLFGNVILVNEFSKTLLNYSNLIFVTPKGDILTTEGILHKGFSQGTLKEYLFQKRICDFLEKAIKAIENKLFYLREKLKRLKENIKHSNETLKQIKIEIENISWQKRKLKEEEIKQNEFLKYASLQKEEIEKKIIEYTEELKHYEIEIKDKQNFLEEKKKELKDLEEEVSLLKERIKEIEITKQKKEKDLNKFLWEVNTGEKRLKKLIKEKQRLEQKKEKLFFQQKECEKGLLEIKKQMSFLINEYEIKKKEFNNYQSEEKDLNVLIKELKEKKEDILKQIETVTERIKRCQINMQKLIEEIKNYELSNSKLAGEIDVLKERLNKEYNLSETTSPPIDLSEAELEEKKVFLEQCLLKMEGVNLGAIDEYEEIKERYEFLKNQERDLKTSLHDLEKAIKTIDKTSLNLFSSTLNEVNQRFCSLLKSIFGEAKGEIFFIEPNHPLSSGIDFKVKLPGKRVTHHLLSMGERCLISLIFLFSLYFVKPSPFCILDEVDAGLDERNLKYLCKLFLKLKEQMQLIIITHKRATMEIANQLIGITMEEKGISRVLSISLEEKRDVKVV